The following DNA comes from Alphaproteobacteria bacterium HT1-32.
CATGATCGAGATACAGGGCAGCCCCATCTCCCGGCAGCTTTCTTCCAGGACAACCCGTAAACCCGGATCAACGACTGTAAAGACAACAGGACCGGGATTTTCCGCAATTCCCGCAGCAACCCGCTGCATCTGTCCACGCGTGCGCACCAGCGACCAGACATGTTCTATCGGATTGACGTTCTCTAGCTGAACAACACAGGCACGCGCAACAGCGTTTACTGTTTCACCCGTCGCATCAGAGACCAGATGGATGTGGAAATCTCGTGTATTGTTCAGCGTCATTTCTCATGTCCTGGGGATAGAATCATCATCTTCACAAAAAGGTGGTTTTATCCCCTAACTGTCCGGAAGAAACCTACCCGGTTATGGGATGAGGGCAACCGGACTTTCACAGACAACAGGAAGTCGGATAACCTGAACCGGAAAGATTTGATCCCCGTTTTCCACGTTTGCCCGAAAGATTTATACATCAGGATTGATGGGGATTTCCGATTTTCTGTCCGCAAATTATCCACCTGAAAATTTCCGCATCAACAGACCACAGTTAATTCTGGATGGCTTTGTGGATGAAATTTAATCCCCGATTTCCGCATCCCCTACTACAACTATCCTCATCCTATTAGATTCTTTATATTTGATTGGAAGGAAACGAGAGGCCATACCCCGGATATGAAAACCACAGCTGAAAAACCGTTTCTCAGGGTCCTCCGGGGTGAGGTACTTGAGACCCCGCCGATCTGGATCATGCGTCAGGCCGGACGTTATCTGCCGGAATACCGTGCCTTGCGGGAAAAGCAGCCAGACTTTCTGAAGTTCTGCTATACCCCGGAAATGACCGTTGAAGCCACATTGCAGCCAATCCGGCGCTATGGCTTTGATGCCTCCATCCTGTTTTCAGATATTCTCGTCATTCCCGATGCCCTTGGACAAAAGGTCTGGTTTGAAGGCGGTGTGGGACCAAAACTTGAGCCGGTTACCTCCGCAGCGACACTGATTTCTGATCCGGCTGAAGCGGTAGATAGTCTTCTGGCACCGGTTATGGAGACGGTTCGGCAATTACGGGCTGCCCTGCCTCCCGAGGTGGCGCTGATTGGGTTTGCAGGGGCGCCATGGACGGTCGCCAGTTATATGGTTGAAGGTGGTTCCAGCCGGGATTTCTCGAAACTGAAACAGCTGGCCTATGCCTGTCCGGATGATTTTCAGGGTATTATCGACCGGCTCGTTGAGACGACGATTGTCTATCTTTGCCGTCAGGTTGATGCGGGTGCCGATGTCCTCCAGCTTTTTGATACCTGGGCCGGGATCCTGCCGCCGGCTGAATTCCGTAAATGGTCAATCGAGCCGACCCGGCGAATTTGTGAAGGCGTTCGGTCAGAACATCCTGACATTCCGATTATCGGTTTTCCGCGTGATGCCGGTCTGATGCTTGGCGAATATGCGGAAAAAACCGGCGTCACTGCTGTCAGTATCGATACGTCGACACCGCTGGGTGCGGCGGCTGATCTGGTGAAGGGCCGGCCGGTTCAGGGTAATCTTGACCCAATTCATCTGATCAGTGGTGGCGAGGCGCTGGACCGGGCTGTTGATGAAGTGCTGGAAGCCGGGAAGGGCCGGCCCCATATCTTCAATCTCGGTCACGGCATTCTGCCGCCAACACCGCCGGAAAATGTTCAGCGAATGATTGATCGGGTTCGCAACGTCGGCTGACCGGCCACGAAGGAATTTGATTTATGGCGAAAACCGCTGTTGTTCTGCTGAATCTCGGAGGACCGGACAAACCGGAATCTGTTGAACCCTTTCTGTTCAACTTCTTCCGTGATCCGGCAATCATCGGCGCACCGAAACCGATCCGCTGGCTGATCGCAAAACTGATCTGCAAAAGGCGCGGGCCGGTTGCCCGTGAAATTTATGCTCATCTGGGGGGTGGCTCACCATTGCTGCCCCTGACCCGCAAACAGGCTGATGCACTTGAAGCCAGCCTGAAAAATGAGGTTGATGACATAAAATGCTTTGTCTGCATGCGCTACTGGCATCCGATGAGCGGCGAGGTTGCAGCGGATGTTAAAGCATGGGGGGCAGACAAGGTCGTGCTTTTGCCGCTTTATCCCCAATATTCGACAACAACGACAGGCTCGGCGATCAAGGCCTGGCGCGAGGCAGCCCGTGATGCAGGCCTGATGGCAGAAGAAAAACTTGTCTGCTGTTATCCGGAACATCCGGGATTTGTTGAATCGATGGCAGAGCTGACCCGCCCCGTTCTGGAACAGGCACGGACAAAGGGAACGCCAAGGCTGCTCTTTTCGGCTCATGGTCTGCCCTGCAAGATCATCAAGGCCGGAGACCCCTATCAACGGCATGTAGAGGCCTCCGCAGCGGCGATTGTTAAGCGGCTGGGGGTCGATGGCCTGGATCACGTTACCTGCTATCAGAGCCGCGTCGGACCGCTGGAATGGATCGGTCCGTCAACCGAGGATGAAATCCACCGGGCCGGGAAGGATGGTGTTCCACTGGTCATTCTGCCGGTTGCCTTTGTGTCCGATCATTCCGAGACGCTGGTTGAACTGGATATCGAATATCGTGAACTGGCAGAACAGAACGGGGTTCCCGGCTATTTTCGGGTTCCTGCACTGAATACAGATAAAGCCTTTATCGACTGCCTGACAGATCTGGTACAAAACGCGCTGGCAGATAAATCACTGGCCTGTGCCGAGGATGATCCCTGTGGCTGTATCATTGATATCCGGGGTGGCGGGCATGTTCTGGAGAAAGCATCAGCATGATTGATTTCATTGGCGACTGGTATCTCTGGATCAAGGCATTGCATGTGATGTCGATCATCGCCTGGATGGCAGGGCTGCTCTATCTGCCACGCCTGTTTGTCTATCACTGCGAGGCGGAAACAGGCTCTGACCAGTCTGAAACCCTGAAGATCATGGAACGACGCCTGTTGCGGGGGATCATGAACCCCGCGATGATCGCCGCCTGGGTCTTCGGATCGATGATGGTTGTTTATCAGGCCGCCACCGGTTTTGAAGTCTGGCTGCATGTTAAACTGCTGGCGGTTGTTTTGATGACAGTCTTTCACCATATGGCAGGACGATGGCGGAAAGATTTTCTGGCAGATAAGAACCAGCGCAGTCAGCGCTATTTCCGGATCATGAATGAAGTTCCGGCTGTGCTGATGGTCGTGATTGTCATCATGGTTATTGTAAAACCGTTCTAAAGATCACCGTTGACGGATGAA
Coding sequences within:
- a CDS encoding uroporphyrinogen decarboxylase, whose amino-acid sequence is MKTTAEKPFLRVLRGEVLETPPIWIMRQAGRYLPEYRALREKQPDFLKFCYTPEMTVEATLQPIRRYGFDASILFSDILVIPDALGQKVWFEGGVGPKLEPVTSAATLISDPAEAVDSLLAPVMETVRQLRAALPPEVALIGFAGAPWTVASYMVEGGSSRDFSKLKQLAYACPDDFQGIIDRLVETTIVYLCRQVDAGADVLQLFDTWAGILPPAEFRKWSIEPTRRICEGVRSEHPDIPIIGFPRDAGLMLGEYAEKTGVTAVSIDTSTPLGAAADLVKGRPVQGNLDPIHLISGGEALDRAVDEVLEAGKGRPHIFNLGHGILPPTPPENVQRMIDRVRNVG
- the hemH gene encoding ferrochelatase codes for the protein MAKTAVVLLNLGGPDKPESVEPFLFNFFRDPAIIGAPKPIRWLIAKLICKRRGPVAREIYAHLGGGSPLLPLTRKQADALEASLKNEVDDIKCFVCMRYWHPMSGEVAADVKAWGADKVVLLPLYPQYSTTTTGSAIKAWREAARDAGLMAEEKLVCCYPEHPGFVESMAELTRPVLEQARTKGTPRLLFSAHGLPCKIIKAGDPYQRHVEASAAAIVKRLGVDGLDHVTCYQSRVGPLEWIGPSTEDEIHRAGKDGVPLVILPVAFVSDHSETLVELDIEYRELAEQNGVPGYFRVPALNTDKAFIDCLTDLVQNALADKSLACAEDDPCGCIIDIRGGGHVLEKASA
- the hemJ gene encoding protoporphyrinogen oxidase HemJ — its product is MIDFIGDWYLWIKALHVMSIIAWMAGLLYLPRLFVYHCEAETGSDQSETLKIMERRLLRGIMNPAMIAAWVFGSMMVVYQAATGFEVWLHVKLLAVVLMTVFHHMAGRWRKDFLADKNQRSQRYFRIMNEVPAVLMVVIVIMVIVKPF